From a single Calothrix sp. NIES-2098 genomic region:
- a CDS encoding phosphoenolpyruvate-protein phosphotransferase, producing the protein MIGIVIVSHSKKLALGVQELAAQMVQGKVSLAVAAGIEDPENPLGTDPMQVYQAIASIFNDDGVLVLMDLGSAVMSAEMSLEFLSPEQREKVHLCEAPLVEGAIAAVVAAAAGHNIQQVMAEARSALVAKATLLGVDSSSSLVIPSTHTELPTKEIRLTVSNRLGLHARPAAQFVTTAAKFQSQILVQNITKGTNKVRGDSINQVATLGVRQGHELIITATGVDADAALAALEALIVNNFGEDDSSLELPKATATEVSPTTPGELSGIAASPGVAIAPVVHYQPTAVTPTEYHVENIDSEWQRLQTAIDTAKQQIQALFSQASVQIGDTEAAIFVAHLLFLEDPVLLEAVRQRIYEQHLNAEVAWQAVVDEVASSYHKLEDAYLQERVEDVVDVGQRVLRLLTGTSANSLEIAEPAILVASDLTPSDTIGLDPSKVLGICTTFGSATSHSAIIARTLGIPAVLGVDAGILYLEDGTIMALDGESGKAWVEPEADILSVLEAKREAWHTTQQEALAKAHQPAITRDGRQVNVFANIGSIADVQLALASGAEGVGLLRTEFLYLGKTSAPTEEEQLAVYQAIAQVLDRQPLIIRTLDVGGDKPLPYIKSGVPETNPFLGCRGIRFCLEHPDLFKTQLRAILRASSGHNIKIMLPMIATVTEVRAAKAILNEVQRELRQADISFDAKLEVGIMVEVPAAVAIADRLATEVDFFSIGTNDLSQYVMAGDRNNPRVANLTDALHPAVLRMVQQTVQAGHAAGIWVGLCGELAADPAATAILLGLGLDELSVNPQAIPILKQAIAKLSIGDCQAIAASALQLDSAEQVRQLTA; encoded by the coding sequence GTGATTGGAATTGTTATTGTTTCTCACAGTAAAAAACTAGCGCTTGGCGTACAGGAACTTGCAGCGCAAATGGTTCAGGGTAAAGTCTCCTTGGCTGTTGCAGCCGGGATTGAAGATCCTGAAAATCCACTAGGTACAGATCCGATGCAGGTTTATCAAGCGATCGCTTCTATCTTTAATGATGATGGTGTCCTGGTGTTAATGGATCTGGGTAGTGCTGTGATGAGTGCAGAAATGTCCTTAGAGTTTCTTTCGCCAGAACAACGGGAAAAAGTTCATTTATGTGAAGCACCTCTGGTGGAAGGTGCGATCGCAGCTGTTGTTGCCGCCGCCGCAGGTCATAATATTCAGCAAGTGATGGCGGAAGCCAGGTCGGCGTTAGTTGCAAAAGCTACTTTACTAGGGGTAGACAGTAGTTCATCCTTAGTTATTCCCTCAACTCATACTGAATTACCAACCAAAGAAATTCGGCTGACTGTCAGCAATCGCTTAGGCTTACACGCCCGCCCGGCGGCTCAATTTGTCACCACTGCCGCTAAATTTCAATCCCAGATATTAGTACAAAATATTACTAAGGGTACAAACAAAGTCCGGGGCGATAGTATTAACCAAGTCGCCACTTTAGGGGTACGTCAAGGACACGAGTTAATTATTACTGCGACTGGTGTTGATGCAGATGCGGCGTTGGCGGCGTTGGAAGCTTTAATTGTCAATAACTTTGGTGAAGATGATTCTAGTTTAGAATTGCCAAAAGCCACCGCAACTGAAGTTAGCCCAACTACTCCTGGCGAACTTTCAGGAATTGCGGCCTCCCCAGGAGTGGCGATCGCACCTGTGGTTCATTATCAACCGACTGCGGTTACACCTACAGAATACCACGTAGAAAATATTGATTCTGAGTGGCAACGTTTACAAACAGCGATTGACACTGCTAAACAGCAAATTCAAGCATTATTTTCCCAAGCCTCAGTGCAAATTGGCGATACAGAAGCCGCAATTTTTGTAGCCCATTTACTATTTCTAGAAGATCCTGTACTACTAGAAGCAGTTCGTCAGCGGATTTACGAACAGCATCTGAATGCAGAAGTCGCTTGGCAAGCAGTAGTAGATGAGGTAGCTTCTAGTTACCACAAATTAGAAGATGCTTACTTGCAAGAACGAGTCGAGGATGTTGTGGATGTCGGACAACGAGTGCTACGCTTGCTAACGGGGACATCAGCAAATTCCTTAGAAATAGCTGAACCAGCAATTTTAGTGGCCAGCGATTTAACTCCCTCGGATACTATTGGGTTAGATCCCAGCAAGGTGTTAGGTATTTGTACGACCTTTGGTAGTGCTACATCTCACAGTGCAATTATTGCCCGCACCTTAGGCATTCCCGCCGTCTTGGGTGTAGATGCAGGGATCTTGTATCTCGAAGATGGCACAATTATGGCACTTGATGGTGAGAGTGGTAAAGCTTGGGTAGAACCAGAAGCAGATATTTTAAGTGTCTTGGAAGCCAAAAGAGAAGCATGGCATACTACTCAACAGGAAGCACTAGCCAAAGCACATCAACCAGCAATTACCCGTGATGGTCGGCAAGTAAATGTGTTTGCCAATATCGGTAGCATAGCTGACGTTCAATTGGCTTTAGCTAGTGGTGCAGAAGGAGTAGGACTACTGCGTACAGAGTTCCTTTATTTAGGTAAGACAAGTGCTCCGACGGAAGAGGAGCAATTAGCAGTATACCAGGCGATCGCACAAGTTTTAGATCGACAGCCATTAATTATCCGGACTTTAGATGTCGGTGGAGATAAGCCGCTGCCTTACATCAAGTCAGGAGTTCCAGAAACTAACCCTTTCCTTGGCTGTCGCGGAATTCGCTTTTGTTTGGAACATCCAGATTTATTTAAAACACAGTTACGGGCAATTTTAAGAGCTAGTAGCGGACACAATATTAAGATTATGTTGCCGATGATTGCCACCGTTACTGAGGTGAGGGCAGCTAAGGCAATATTAAATGAAGTACAACGAGAACTTAGGCAAGCTGATATCTCTTTTGATGCCAAGCTAGAAGTCGGGATTATGGTAGAAGTACCCGCAGCCGTAGCGATCGCCGATCGACTAGCAACAGAGGTAGACTTTTTTAGTATCGGCACAAACGACCTTAGCCAGTATGTCATGGCAGGCGATCGCAACAACCCTAGAGTCGCCAATTTAACCGACGCACTGCATCCGGCGGTGTTGCGAATGGTACAGCAAACAGTTCAAGCCGGTCATGCAGCAGGAATTTGGGTAGGATTGTGTGGCGAATTGGCAGCAGATCCCGCAGCTACGGCGATTTTATTAGGTTTAGGATTGGATGAATTGAGCGTCAATCCCCAAGCTATACCGATATTAAAACAAGCGATCGCCAAATTAAGTATAGGAGATTGTCAGGCGATCGCGGCTTCTGCATTACAACTAGATTCTGCCGAACAGGTCAGACAACTCACTGCATAA
- a CDS encoding two-component sensor histidine kinase, protein MSTEILEQEIALLRQENASLKQQIAASIAELNTTIAKLEQEISEHKQTEVVLKASQAELLAIFNAIQDVILILDFEGRYLKIAPSSAPSLYKPPVELLGKTMHEVLPAAFADYFLDGVHKVLKTRQIEKLEYSLPVGDREIWFEATVAPMSENTVVCVARDISDRQQIEAQLRHQTKDLEQTLQELKRTQAQMLQAEKMSSLGQLVAGVAHEINNPVNFIHGNLSHLEAHIQDLLHIIHLYPQQSLETEISDLDAEIDLEYIKDDLPKILSSMKVGTQRIRQIVLSLRNFSRMDEADFKAVDIHEGIDSTLMILQYRLKEKSERPAIQVVKNYGTLPLIECYPGQLNQVFMNILANAIDVLEQRIESKDAPLPTITISTSLVAEGWVKIAIADNGGGMPEDVQKKVFNPFFTTKPVGKGTGMGMSISYQIVTEKHRGKLECCSIVGEGTEFVIEIPIQQ, encoded by the coding sequence ATGTCTACTGAAATACTCGAACAGGAAATAGCCCTTCTCCGTCAGGAAAACGCTTCCTTAAAGCAACAAATAGCAGCATCGATCGCTGAGTTGAATACTACAATTGCCAAGCTGGAACAGGAAATTAGCGAACACAAACAAACTGAAGTTGTCCTGAAAGCTTCTCAGGCAGAATTATTAGCCATCTTCAATGCTATACAAGATGTGATTCTGATCCTCGATTTCGAGGGAAGATACTTAAAAATTGCTCCTAGCAGCGCACCTTCGCTTTACAAACCTCCTGTGGAACTACTGGGTAAAACCATGCATGAGGTTTTACCTGCGGCTTTTGCTGATTATTTCCTTGATGGCGTTCACAAGGTACTGAAAACACGGCAGATAGAGAAATTAGAATATAGCTTGCCCGTAGGCGATCGCGAGATTTGGTTTGAAGCAACTGTTGCTCCTATGAGTGAGAACACGGTTGTTTGTGTAGCAAGGGATATTAGCGATCGCCAGCAAATTGAAGCCCAACTTAGACACCAAACAAAAGATTTAGAACAAACTCTGCAAGAACTCAAACGTACACAAGCACAAATGCTCCAAGCAGAAAAAATGTCTTCTTTGGGTCAATTGGTTGCGGGGGTTGCTCATGAAATTAACAATCCCGTCAATTTTATTCACGGTAATCTCAGCCATTTAGAAGCCCATATTCAAGACTTGTTGCACATCATTCACTTGTATCCACAACAGTCTTTGGAGACTGAAATTTCCGATTTGGATGCAGAAATTGACTTGGAGTATATAAAAGATGATTTACCCAAAATCTTGAGTTCGATGAAAGTGGGAACTCAACGCATCCGTCAGATTGTGTTATCGCTACGCAATTTCTCACGCATGGATGAAGCTGATTTCAAAGCAGTGGATATTCATGAAGGCATTGATAGTACTTTGATGATTCTGCAATATCGTCTCAAAGAAAAATCCGAACGTCCCGCTATTCAAGTCGTTAAAAATTACGGCACATTACCGTTAATAGAATGCTATCCCGGACAGCTAAATCAAGTGTTTATGAATATTCTGGCAAATGCTATTGATGTGTTGGAACAGAGAATAGAAAGCAAAGATGCGCCATTGCCAACAATTACTATTAGCACCTCATTAGTTGCTGAGGGGTGGGTGAAAATTGCGATCGCTGATAACGGTGGTGGTATGCCAGAGGATGTTCAAAAAAAGGTTTTCAATCCTTTTTTCACAACTAAGCCAGTAGGTAAGGGCACAGGTATGGGAATGTCTATCAGTTATCAGATCGTTACCGAGAAACACCGTGGTAAGCTAGAGTGTTGCTCAATAGTTGGGGAAGGAACAGAGTTTGTCATTGAAATTCCGATTCAGCAATAA
- a CDS encoding 6-phosphofructokinase: protein MGEGKRIGILTSGGDCSGLNAAIRSVVHCACGKGWEVLGIRQATVGLMARPPQFTKLEIDQVDPLLTSGGTMLGTTNKGNPFAFPMADGSLCDRSHEIIAGYHQLGLDALIGIGGDGSLAILRRLAQQGGINLVAIPKTIDNDIGITEHAIGFDTAVNIATEALDRLHFTAASHSRVMILEVMGRDAGHIALAAGIAGGADVILIPEILYNMEHICYQIKQRQEQGKNYCLIIVSEAVRTQEGESVTLTNRFGESRYGGIGQYLADQISDRIGAETRVTVLGHIQRGGTASPLDRLVAAAFGVAAVNLIDEEKYDYMTTWQNRQVISVPIAEAIAQYRAVNPEDTLVKTARGLGIYLGD from the coding sequence ATGGGAGAAGGTAAGCGAATTGGTATTCTGACTAGTGGAGGAGATTGCTCTGGTTTGAATGCAGCAATCAGATCTGTTGTTCATTGTGCTTGTGGGAAAGGTTGGGAAGTACTGGGAATTCGTCAAGCCACTGTCGGATTAATGGCGCGTCCACCGCAATTTACTAAATTGGAAATTGACCAAGTTGACCCATTGTTAACTTCTGGTGGGACAATGTTAGGAACTACCAACAAAGGCAATCCTTTTGCTTTTCCTATGGCTGATGGTAGTTTATGCGATCGCTCTCACGAAATTATTGCAGGCTATCATCAACTTGGTTTAGATGCTTTGATTGGGATTGGTGGCGATGGTAGCTTGGCAATTCTCCGGCGATTAGCACAACAAGGCGGGATTAATTTAGTAGCTATTCCCAAAACAATTGATAATGATATTGGCATAACTGAACACGCCATCGGTTTTGATACAGCAGTCAATATCGCTACAGAAGCACTCGATAGGTTGCATTTTACTGCGGCTTCTCACAGTCGAGTCATGATTTTAGAAGTGATGGGGCGTGATGCAGGACACATTGCTCTAGCTGCGGGAATTGCTGGAGGTGCAGATGTGATTTTAATTCCAGAAATTCTCTACAATATGGAACATATTTGCTACCAAATTAAACAGCGCCAAGAGCAAGGTAAAAACTATTGTTTAATTATTGTTTCGGAAGCTGTTCGTACTCAAGAAGGTGAAAGTGTCACTCTCACAAATCGTTTTGGTGAATCTCGATATGGTGGGATTGGACAATATTTAGCCGATCAAATTAGCGATCGCATTGGTGCAGAAACCAGAGTTACAGTATTAGGACACATCCAACGTGGCGGAACCGCTTCACCACTAGATCGATTAGTAGCAGCTGCTTTTGGTGTGGCAGCAGTAAATCTCATCGATGAAGAAAAATATGACTACATGACAACCTGGCAAAATCGCCAAGTTATCAGCGTACCAATTGCAGAAGCGATCGCTCAATATAGAGCTGTTAACCCAGAAGATACCTTAGTAAAAACTGCTCGTGGTTTGGGTATTTATTTGGGCGATTAA
- a CDS encoding MltA domain-containing protein: MRKTLALLSLSLGIAFVNTLWSAVAQVPDLPPPVQTNPGIPILVPPSTPEVQPPLKLTDLGNCTPSYACLGWDEQIWGSKGKRGDRQALLAAIDNSLRYLQKDKAIAAYQNYPIKEITLDRVRRSLVRFRQLVVKSKSPAQLQAAVRQEFEFYQSVGNDGNGTVKFTSYYEPVYTASRVKTSVYKYPLYRLPPNFDQWAKPHPKRIDLEGQDGLLGDKSQLHGLEMLWFRDRLDAYMIHIQGSAQIQLTDGKKTSVGYAGGTDYPWTSIGKELAKDGKLPLEGLTLPKLVSYFRQSPQELNNYLPRWERFVFFKETSATPATGSINVPVTPERSIATDKSIMPPGALALIYTAIPYPNTAGNLEFRNVSRFVLDQDTGSAIKGPGRVDYFMGTGKLAGDRAGITGGNGSLYYLLLKE, from the coding sequence ATGAGAAAAACCCTTGCCTTGCTTTCCTTAAGTCTAGGAATTGCCTTTGTAAATACACTCTGGTCAGCTGTTGCTCAGGTTCCTGATTTACCACCCCCAGTACAGACTAATCCTGGGATACCTATACTAGTACCGCCAAGCACTCCTGAGGTACAGCCACCTCTCAAACTTACTGACTTAGGAAACTGTACCCCTAGCTATGCTTGTTTGGGTTGGGATGAGCAAATTTGGGGTAGCAAGGGTAAACGCGGCGATCGCCAAGCGCTTTTAGCAGCAATCGATAACAGTCTACGTTACTTGCAAAAGGATAAGGCGATCGCAGCTTATCAAAATTATCCAATTAAGGAAATTACATTAGATCGGGTACGTCGGAGTTTAGTACGCTTCCGTCAGTTGGTTGTCAAATCTAAATCCCCAGCTCAACTACAAGCTGCTGTCCGCCAAGAGTTTGAGTTTTACCAATCTGTAGGTAACGACGGCAACGGTACTGTGAAGTTTACCTCTTACTACGAGCCTGTTTATACTGCTAGCCGTGTAAAAACTTCAGTATACAAGTATCCCCTGTATCGCCTACCACCGAATTTTGACCAATGGGCTAAACCCCATCCCAAACGCATTGATTTAGAAGGTCAAGATGGTTTACTGGGCGATAAAAGCCAGTTGCACGGGTTAGAGATGTTGTGGTTCCGCGATCGCCTAGACGCATACATGATTCATATCCAAGGTTCTGCCCAAATTCAGTTAACTGATGGTAAAAAAACCTCTGTTGGTTATGCAGGTGGTACTGATTATCCTTGGACAAGTATCGGCAAAGAACTGGCGAAAGATGGCAAACTCCCACTAGAAGGATTAACACTACCAAAGTTAGTCAGTTACTTTAGACAATCTCCGCAAGAGTTAAATAATTATTTACCGCGTTGGGAGCGCTTCGTCTTCTTCAAGGAAACCAGCGCTACCCCAGCTACAGGTAGTATTAATGTGCCAGTAACACCAGAGCGTTCTATCGCCACCGATAAGTCTATTATGCCTCCAGGCGCTCTGGCCTTAATTTATACTGCTATTCCCTATCCCAATACAGCTGGTAACTTAGAGTTTCGCAATGTGAGCCGCTTTGTGCTAGATCAAGACACAGGTAGCGCTATTAAAGGGCCGGGAAGAGTAGATTATTTTATGGGAACAGGAAAATTAGCAGGCGATCGCGCTGGTATTACAGGCGGTAACGGTTCCTTATATTATTTACTGCTCAAAGAATAG
- a CDS encoding peptidase M48 Ste24p, translating to MNFFEHQDKARQNTQQLIGLFALSIAVMVVAIYIAALFLFRLAPRTWWNPGLFLSVAGVTTIAIALASVYKILYLRQGGSIIAQELGGRLLLPEMADEQGRQLLNIVEEMAIASGISVPEVYLLESEQGINAFAAGFSPNDAVIGVTRGSLQHLSRDELQGVIGHEFSHILNGDMRLNLRLMGLLHGILFIYLAGELLWRWRVRSSSEDKGLPLWAFGLALMAIGGIGLLCGRLIKAAVSRQREFLADASAVQFTRNPDGMTGVLKKLQQMDSRLITPGAEAASHMFFGNALKPSFWEDMFATHPPLAERIRRVGGLNARDLAAMPSPMRRPSHSQDGLTMGFAGGGNSTAVTPEQIVNQVGSVAPEHFAHAQALLAQLPESLRLGVREQQSATAIAFALALDTENPQVRERQITWLTQVQPPELVEKTLEFSREISQLDPSLRLPLVDLTIPALRQTSAKECQRLCKCVQGLVTARGSLSLWDFVLQLVLWYRLQPCINPASTTTVEFTSIEQIWSDCILVLSALARVGQSQPDEIAYAFRSGVFRLPGAGQQEKPDAPVACNFADIKKSIERLRLASPKLKQALVDACAHTVLLDNKVTPSEADLLRAIAMTLDCPIPPFLNSQRGFPKPKQSSAK from the coding sequence ATGAATTTCTTTGAACATCAGGATAAAGCACGCCAAAACACGCAGCAGTTAATCGGGTTATTTGCGCTGTCGATCGCAGTTATGGTTGTAGCAATTTATATTGCTGCGTTATTTCTGTTCCGCCTAGCACCGCGGACTTGGTGGAATCCAGGGTTATTTCTTTCTGTTGCTGGTGTCACCACAATTGCGATCGCTCTCGCCAGCGTGTATAAAATTTTATATCTGCGTCAGGGCGGCAGTATCATTGCTCAGGAGTTGGGAGGAAGGCTGCTGCTGCCGGAAATGGCGGACGAACAAGGGCGACAACTATTAAATATTGTCGAGGAAATGGCGATCGCTTCTGGTATTTCTGTGCCCGAAGTCTATCTCCTAGAATCAGAACAAGGTATTAATGCCTTCGCTGCCGGATTTTCCCCTAACGATGCGGTAATTGGAGTTACTCGTGGCAGTTTGCAACACCTCAGCCGGGATGAATTACAAGGAGTAATCGGTCATGAATTCAGCCACATTCTCAATGGAGATATGCGGCTGAATTTGCGTTTGATGGGTTTGCTACACGGCATTTTGTTTATTTACTTAGCCGGGGAATTGCTGTGGCGCTGGCGGGTTCGCAGTAGCTCTGAAGATAAGGGTTTGCCATTATGGGCGTTTGGTTTAGCGTTAATGGCAATTGGTGGTATCGGATTACTCTGCGGTCGCTTGATTAAAGCCGCAGTCTCTCGCCAAAGAGAATTTCTTGCTGATGCTTCGGCAGTACAATTTACTCGCAACCCTGATGGCATGACTGGAGTACTAAAAAAACTCCAACAAATGGATTCACGCCTGATTACACCAGGTGCAGAAGCCGCCAGCCATATGTTCTTTGGCAATGCGCTTAAGCCTTCCTTTTGGGAAGATATGTTTGCTACTCACCCACCTCTTGCAGAACGTATCCGTCGCGTTGGCGGTTTGAATGCACGCGATTTAGCGGCTATGCCATCTCCTATGCGCCGTCCCAGCCATTCGCAAGATGGGTTAACAATGGGTTTTGCGGGTGGTGGAAATAGTACAGCAGTGACGCCAGAACAGATAGTTAACCAAGTAGGAAGCGTTGCACCAGAGCATTTTGCTCATGCTCAAGCATTACTAGCACAGTTACCAGAAAGCTTACGGTTGGGAGTAAGGGAACAGCAAAGTGCAACGGCGATCGCTTTTGCGCTAGCTTTAGATACAGAAAATCCCCAGGTACGAGAACGCCAAATAACTTGGTTAACCCAAGTGCAGCCGCCTGAGTTGGTAGAGAAAACCCTAGAATTTAGTCGCGAAATTAGCCAACTAGATCCCAGCCTGCGCTTACCCCTCGTAGATTTGACAATACCGGCATTGCGGCAAACTTCCGCTAAAGAATGCCAAAGGTTGTGCAAATGCGTCCAAGGTTTAGTCACAGCTAGAGGAAGTTTATCGTTGTGGGATTTTGTATTGCAGTTAGTACTGTGGTATCGACTCCAGCCTTGTATCAATCCCGCCTCAACTACAACTGTAGAATTCACTTCGATAGAACAGATTTGGTCAGATTGCATATTAGTACTGTCAGCACTAGCACGAGTGGGACAATCGCAACCGGATGAAATCGCTTATGCATTTCGTTCTGGTGTTTTTCGCCTTCCGGGAGCCGGACAGCAAGAAAAACCAGATGCACCTGTTGCTTGTAACTTTGCCGATATCAAGAAAAGTATTGAACGCCTCCGCCTTGCTAGTCCTAAACTTAAGCAAGCTCTGGTTGATGCCTGCGCTCACACTGTACTTTTAGATAATAAAGTTACACCATCAGAGGCAGATTTGCTGAGAGCGATCGCGATGACTCTAGACTGTCCCATACCTCCATTTTTAAACTCTCAACGAGGTTTTCCCAAACCCAAACAATCTTCTGCAAAGTAA
- a CDS encoding LemA family protein: MIGLLIFLVVVIATVAVIIINCYNDLVKFRNRYKNAYAQIDVQLQRRYDLIPNLVETAKGYMKHERETLEAVIAARNSAVNASSRAVQNPGDPQAMQQLGNAEAALTGALSRLMVLSEAYPELKADRAMTQVMEELSSTENRIAFARQAFNDAVTLYNTKSESFPSNLIASGFNFTSAELLQEATPEMKTAPRVSF, encoded by the coding sequence ATGATCGGGCTTTTAATATTTTTAGTCGTTGTCATTGCCACTGTAGCTGTCATTATCATTAATTGCTACAACGATTTAGTTAAGTTTCGCAATCGCTACAAGAATGCTTACGCTCAAATTGATGTGCAATTACAGCGCCGCTATGACTTAATTCCGAATTTGGTGGAAACTGCTAAAGGTTACATGAAACATGAGCGAGAAACCCTCGAAGCAGTGATTGCAGCTCGGAATTCTGCGGTTAATGCTAGCAGTCGCGCTGTACAAAATCCCGGCGACCCTCAAGCGATGCAACAATTGGGTAATGCGGAAGCGGCGCTAACGGGTGCGTTAAGCCGTTTGATGGTACTTTCGGAAGCTTACCCAGAACTGAAAGCCGATCGCGCGATGACTCAGGTGATGGAGGAACTATCTTCTACAGAAAACCGGATTGCTTTTGCACGTCAGGCTTTTAATGACGCCGTGACACTCTACAACACCAAAAGCGAATCTTTCCCCAGCAACTTAATCGCCAGTGGTTTTAACTTTACTAGTGCGGAGTTGCTACAAGAAGCCACACCAGAAATGAAAACTGCTCCCCGCGTTTCTTTTTAG
- a CDS encoding putative ATP/GTP-binding protein, translated as MLLTELPNLSQLKSFSINGLFGFKDVKIPFDREAVIMIAENGSGKTTILNALYYSISCKFSRLNTIDFESIVLGFTSGVNIEIKKSDLITYYKGEMINFDLISKLHQYLPSSEIEIFLRDIRRGVPFKIIRNRIADLKPFIPSRAFDELVAEIFHGYNNEYEREREKKLEKIRNTIKANLNESILYFPTYRRIEEDLKNLGYEGLRFGDNDDRLIQFGMNDVIAKFDEIKTTIKNATLDLFSKVTGEMLTQFVEGITPTQEMRDSIQPETLNIVLSRVGDNISETDKKKIEELVNSGEVNSAKYDQLVYFLSKLVGLYEQQKEKDNSIKQFAEVCNNYLNKKQIVYDETSVEISIIQKRNNKPIDIRNLSSGEKQIISLFSKIYLESDDEYIILFDEPELSLSLEWQKLLLPDILKSGKCRLLLAVTHSPFIFDNELDSNAIDLDDFVTEK; from the coding sequence ATGTTACTCACTGAACTTCCTAACCTCAGTCAGTTAAAGTCTTTCTCAATCAATGGGTTGTTTGGTTTCAAAGATGTCAAGATTCCTTTTGACAGAGAAGCTGTGATTATGATTGCAGAAAATGGTTCTGGAAAAACTACTATTTTAAATGCTTTGTATTATTCAATATCATGTAAATTTAGTAGACTCAATACTATAGATTTTGAATCCATAGTTCTTGGATTTACATCTGGAGTAAATATTGAAATTAAAAAAAGCGATTTAATTACTTATTATAAGGGAGAAATGATTAATTTTGACCTCATATCTAAGCTACATCAGTACTTACCTTCAAGTGAAATAGAGATATTTTTAAGAGATATCAGGCGTGGTGTACCATTCAAAATTATTCGCAATAGAATTGCAGATCTAAAACCATTTATACCATCTCGAGCTTTTGATGAGTTAGTTGCAGAAATATTTCATGGATATAACAATGAATATGAACGTGAGCGTGAGAAAAAATTAGAAAAAATTAGAAATACTATTAAAGCTAATCTTAATGAATCTATATTATATTTTCCAACTTATAGAAGAATTGAAGAAGATTTAAAAAATTTAGGCTATGAAGGACTACGTTTTGGAGATAATGATGATCGATTAATTCAGTTTGGAATGAATGATGTAATTGCCAAGTTTGATGAAATCAAAACTACAATTAAAAACGCGACTTTAGATTTATTTTCAAAAGTTACTGGCGAAATGTTAACTCAATTTGTGGAAGGTATAACACCTACACAAGAAATGAGAGATAGTATTCAACCTGAAACTTTAAATATAGTTTTAAGTAGGGTAGGAGATAATATATCGGAAACTGATAAAAAGAAAATAGAGGAACTAGTTAACTCAGGAGAAGTTAATTCGGCTAAGTATGATCAATTAGTTTATTTTTTGTCTAAGCTTGTTGGTCTTTATGAACAACAAAAAGAAAAGGACAATTCCATTAAGCAATTTGCAGAAGTATGTAACAACTATTTAAACAAAAAACAGATTGTCTATGATGAAACAAGTGTGGAGATTTCTATAATTCAAAAAAGAAATAATAAACCAATAGATATTAGAAATTTATCCTCAGGAGAGAAACAAATTATATCCTTGTTTTCTAAAATTTATTTAGAATCAGATGATGAATACATAATCTTGTTTGATGAACCGGAACTTTCCCTTTCTCTTGAATGGCAAAAGCTTTTACTTCCTGATATTCTGAAATCTGGTAAGTGTCGGCTACTTTTGGCTGTTACACACTCACCATTTATTTTCGATAATGAATTAGATTCAAATGCAATAGATTTAGATGATTTTGTAACCGAAAAATAA